Proteins encoded together in one Terriglobus saanensis SP1PR4 window:
- a CDS encoding CPBP family intramembrane glutamic endopeptidase, with product MPEEMDPQNPPSALPIAETGEKTWYPPAEDDAASVPPEDSALRKIFYGKDGLRAGWSLLLFIAFVLLLGKAFNTVAHHFHHPVPRRDAPQPLSTLLITDGVNFLIVVFSAFLVSLIEKRRFSSYGLGSIRGRVAQFLVGSLWGGILLSALVVALRLTGHLVFDGRLLFGAQALHWGILWLIGFLLVGLFEEYFLRAFFQFTVARGIAGVSGALGMGERTRKILGFWLSALFFAFIFGLGHKVNPGESPVGLLAAGIVSLVFVFSLWRTGSLWWAVGFHAVWDWAESFFYGVGDSGLMAEQHLLASHPVGTPLMSGGLTGPEGSVYVFGILALTAVVIALTLPSQPGSPSQASAPRSEA from the coding sequence ATGCCTGAAGAGATGGATCCCCAGAACCCGCCGAGCGCGCTTCCCATTGCTGAAACTGGCGAAAAAACCTGGTATCCACCGGCAGAGGACGACGCTGCCTCTGTGCCGCCGGAAGATTCGGCCCTGAGGAAGATCTTTTACGGCAAAGACGGTCTTCGTGCGGGATGGTCGCTCCTGCTCTTCATCGCGTTTGTCCTTCTGCTTGGAAAGGCCTTCAACACTGTCGCTCACCACTTCCACCACCCCGTCCCCAGACGTGACGCACCGCAGCCGCTTTCCACTTTACTTATCACCGACGGAGTGAATTTTCTGATCGTCGTCTTCAGCGCCTTCCTCGTATCGCTTATTGAGAAGCGCCGTTTTTCCAGCTATGGCCTCGGTTCGATCCGCGGCCGCGTCGCCCAGTTCCTCGTCGGAAGTCTTTGGGGCGGAATTCTCCTCTCCGCGCTTGTGGTCGCGCTTCGGCTTACGGGGCATCTCGTCTTCGACGGCCGCCTGCTCTTCGGCGCACAGGCCCTTCACTGGGGCATTCTCTGGCTGATTGGTTTCCTCCTCGTCGGTCTCTTCGAGGAGTATTTTCTTCGCGCCTTCTTCCAGTTCACCGTCGCGCGCGGTATTGCGGGTGTTTCCGGCGCATTGGGCATGGGCGAACGGACGCGCAAAATCCTCGGCTTCTGGCTCAGCGCCCTCTTTTTCGCCTTCATCTTCGGCCTGGGGCACAAGGTGAATCCGGGGGAGTCTCCTGTGGGCCTGCTCGCCGCCGGAATTGTTTCCCTCGTCTTCGTCTTCAGCCTCTGGAGAACCGGTTCGCTCTGGTGGGCTGTCGGCTTTCACGCGGTCTGGGACTGGGCGGAGAGTTTCTTTTACGGCGTTGGAGACAGCGGCCTGATGGCAGAACAGCATCTGCTGGCTTCACACCCCGTAGGAACACCCCTGATGAGCGGTGGACTTACCGGCCCAGAGGGCAGTGTTTACGTCTTCGGAATCCTTGCTCTCACTGCGGTAGTCATCGCACTGACCCTGCCCTCGCAGCCCGGTTCGCCCTCACAGGCCAGCGCACCCCGCTCTGAGGCATAA
- a CDS encoding phosphoenolpyruvate carboxylase, producing MPSLWTPTDWQQRLAEIEAHTTELKEAPLRRDVRSLGTLLGEVLREQVGDDLFEAVEELRQVAINRREADLAGDTAAANSYLQQALFRVHSLDLETAYKLARAFGFYFELINLAETNHRKRRRGSSLLKTDATPQRGSLAGTLRRMKHAGISAEGALELLNRVCVTPVFTAHPTEVARRSVMFKRNRIAQFLEQLDAIPLPEEELVALERDLLTEITALWQTDDVRSERPTVVDEIRMGLDYYETAIFDTLPGLYKEVASALYKEYGITIDLPDLPKLVSFGTWIGGDRDGNPYVTPEATRDALNMAHGLLQEHYARRLTGTLQQIASSTQQAPISPELNQAISAYLAFLPNNGQELSARFHFEKTRMMLACILLRLGGRPVISFNLPSSDKLPSYTHRDELLHDLQLVRDSLMQNRGERLARMWIDPLIVEVRTYGLYLHTLDIRQHARVHNTAVHELSAWSNDGSLPASLTPQTAEVVETFRTIAELKKSATPKAIRQYVISGATCAADVLSVLWLARIGGVTVEADGQGKGDDPGLMPVPLFESIEDLVNSPAICRELWTSEAYKPVLDSWERRQEVMLGYSDSNKDGGMIASTWQVFKAHRALHQVARECNVTLRLFHGRGGTVGRGGGPTHRAIYAQPLDSFNGEIRITEQGEVMNWKYSDVVLAERSLELMIAASLDSLARPDKLAQKASGGTHLTGDLLPAWEAALEKLSADSFAVYREGILEDPDVLTYFEQATPVAELEHAKIGSRPARRGGKRALSELRAIPWVFGWMQSRQLVPAWYGVGSALEDFIASTPDGLAQLQTMLRDFPLFLDIIRNVEMALAKSDFGIAKLYASLVEDVELRDRVFNKLKAEFERTERAILAITGQRELMEQNPVLARSIRLRNPYVDPMSLIQVELIRRKREQDKQTEGHAPTDDNAMNRAITATINGISAGLRNTG from the coding sequence ATGCCTTCCCTTTGGACCCCTACCGACTGGCAGCAACGCCTCGCCGAAATCGAAGCACACACCACTGAACTCAAGGAAGCCCCGCTTCGGCGCGACGTCCGCTCTCTCGGCACGCTTCTCGGTGAAGTCCTGCGCGAACAGGTCGGCGACGATCTCTTTGAGGCCGTCGAAGAGCTGCGCCAGGTGGCCATCAATCGCCGCGAAGCCGACCTCGCCGGAGATACCGCCGCCGCGAACAGTTATCTGCAGCAGGCCCTCTTTCGCGTTCATTCGCTCGATCTGGAAACGGCGTACAAGCTTGCCCGCGCCTTCGGCTTCTACTTCGAACTGATCAACCTTGCGGAGACCAACCACCGCAAGCGCCGTCGCGGCTCCAGCCTTCTGAAGACCGATGCCACACCACAGCGTGGCTCCCTCGCGGGAACGCTGCGCCGCATGAAGCACGCCGGCATCTCCGCGGAAGGCGCTCTCGAACTACTTAACCGCGTCTGCGTAACGCCCGTCTTCACCGCGCATCCGACGGAGGTTGCGCGCCGTTCCGTGATGTTCAAGCGCAACCGCATTGCGCAGTTCCTTGAGCAACTGGATGCCATCCCGCTTCCGGAAGAAGAGCTTGTTGCGCTGGAACGCGATCTTCTCACCGAAATCACCGCTCTCTGGCAGACCGACGATGTACGTAGCGAACGCCCCACCGTCGTCGATGAGATCCGCATGGGTCTCGATTACTACGAGACGGCGATCTTCGACACGCTGCCCGGCCTCTACAAGGAGGTCGCCAGCGCTCTGTACAAAGAGTATGGGATCACCATCGATCTGCCCGACCTTCCGAAGCTCGTCAGCTTCGGAACATGGATCGGCGGCGATCGTGACGGCAATCCGTATGTCACTCCCGAGGCTACGCGCGACGCTCTGAATATGGCGCACGGCCTGCTCCAGGAGCACTATGCCCGACGCTTGACCGGCACGCTGCAGCAGATCGCCAGCTCGACGCAACAAGCGCCGATCAGCCCAGAGTTGAACCAGGCGATCTCAGCCTACCTCGCATTCCTGCCGAACAACGGACAAGAACTCTCGGCGCGCTTCCACTTTGAAAAGACGCGCATGATGCTGGCCTGCATCCTTCTGCGGCTTGGCGGCCGCCCTGTGATCAGCTTCAACCTTCCTTCTTCGGACAAGCTTCCGTCCTACACGCATCGCGACGAGCTGCTGCACGATCTTCAACTCGTTCGCGACTCGCTCATGCAGAACCGTGGCGAACGCCTTGCGCGTATGTGGATCGATCCGTTGATCGTCGAGGTTCGAACGTATGGCCTCTACCTGCATACGCTGGACATCCGCCAGCACGCACGGGTTCACAACACTGCCGTACACGAACTCTCTGCTTGGAGCAACGACGGTTCCCTTCCTGCGTCGCTCACGCCGCAGACCGCCGAGGTGGTCGAGACCTTCCGAACCATCGCAGAACTCAAGAAATCCGCAACACCGAAAGCGATTCGCCAGTACGTCATCAGCGGAGCCACCTGTGCCGCCGACGTTCTCAGCGTTCTGTGGCTGGCACGTATTGGCGGCGTCACGGTGGAAGCCGATGGGCAGGGCAAGGGCGACGATCCCGGCCTGATGCCGGTGCCGCTCTTCGAGTCGATTGAGGATCTGGTCAACTCTCCCGCCATCTGCCGCGAACTCTGGACCAGCGAGGCCTATAAGCCCGTTCTGGATAGCTGGGAGCGCCGGCAGGAGGTCATGCTCGGCTACTCGGACTCCAATAAGGATGGCGGCATGATTGCCTCCACCTGGCAGGTCTTCAAGGCGCACCGTGCGCTGCACCAGGTCGCGCGCGAATGCAACGTAACCCTGCGCCTGTTTCACGGCCGCGGCGGTACCGTAGGACGCGGCGGCGGCCCAACACACCGCGCCATCTATGCGCAGCCACTCGACAGCTTCAACGGCGAGATCCGCATCACCGAGCAGGGTGAGGTCATGAACTGGAAGTACTCCGACGTGGTTCTAGCGGAGCGCAGCCTGGAACTGATGATCGCGGCCTCTCTGGATTCGCTCGCACGGCCGGATAAGCTGGCGCAGAAAGCCTCCGGAGGCACACACCTTACCGGCGATCTGTTGCCTGCGTGGGAAGCTGCACTGGAAAAGCTCTCTGCCGACTCCTTCGCCGTCTATCGCGAAGGCATTCTGGAAGACCCCGATGTTCTGACTTACTTCGAGCAGGCCACGCCTGTCGCGGAGCTGGAGCACGCTAAGATCGGCTCGCGCCCAGCGCGTCGTGGCGGCAAGCGCGCGCTGTCGGAGCTTCGCGCCATCCCGTGGGTCTTCGGCTGGATGCAGTCACGCCAGCTTGTGCCCGCCTGGTACGGCGTCGGTTCCGCGCTGGAGGATTTCATTGCCTCGACTCCAGATGGTCTCGCGCAATTGCAGACCATGCTGCGCGACTTTCCGCTCTTCCTGGACATCATCCGCAATGTGGAGATGGCGCTGGCCAAGAGCGACTTCGGCATCGCGAAACTCTATGCGTCTCTTGTGGAAGATGTCGAGCTTCGTGACCGCGTCTTCAACAAGCTCAAGGCGGAGTTTGAGCGTACGGAGCGTGCGATCCTGGCCATCACCGGCCAGAGAGAGCTGATGGAGCAGAATCCCGTACTCGCCCGCTCCATCCGTCTGCGCAACCCTTACGTCGATCCTATGAGCCTGATCCAGGTCGAACTCATCCGCCGCAAACGCGAGCAGGACAAGCAGACCGAAGGCCATGCTCCCACGGACGACAACGCCATGAATCGCGCCATTACGGCCACCATCAACGGCATCTCCGCAGGCCTGCGCAACACGGGTTGA
- a CDS encoding metallophosphoesterase family protein yields the protein MMNRRQFSTMGLITAASLALSRGATAANAKKFHFAVVSDPHVIDEFYHGQESNAEDTESLHQANARLTAARDTINSIPAIEQVFVPGDVFHNYPSPEYDFYFQNKTRIDNAKEIFAGFKAPVHLGFGNHDYDHSRAVSREMSERLFMEKLKTKPYYAVDYKGFRFLHLNNFQGKTWDPSLSASDAKLGFLGEEQLNWAEAQLAERKPTLVFVHYPLRIVAPTEVKDYGLYPMLQKYKENIPLVLTGHVHKWIDEGTKYGPHHIIAAATRYDQNSWMILEADAKQGTVKWLDEDRAEWDTHYAHPYQKA from the coding sequence ATGATGAATCGCCGCCAATTCAGCACGATGGGTCTGATCACCGCCGCGTCCCTTGCCCTCTCACGCGGTGCCACGGCAGCCAACGCAAAGAAGTTTCACTTCGCCGTGGTCTCCGATCCGCATGTGATCGACGAGTTTTACCATGGGCAGGAGAGCAACGCGGAGGACACCGAGAGTCTGCACCAGGCGAACGCCCGTTTGACGGCGGCGCGCGACACGATCAACAGTATCCCCGCCATCGAGCAGGTCTTTGTCCCGGGCGATGTTTTTCACAACTATCCTTCGCCGGAGTACGACTTCTACTTCCAGAACAAGACGCGCATCGACAACGCAAAGGAGATCTTCGCTGGCTTCAAGGCTCCCGTGCATCTTGGCTTTGGCAATCACGATTACGACCACAGCCGCGCCGTGTCGCGGGAGATGAGCGAGCGGCTCTTTATGGAGAAACTCAAAACGAAGCCCTACTATGCCGTCGACTACAAGGGCTTCCGCTTTCTCCATCTCAATAACTTTCAGGGGAAGACATGGGATCCGTCTCTCTCCGCCAGCGATGCGAAGCTGGGCTTCCTCGGCGAAGAGCAGTTGAACTGGGCCGAAGCGCAGCTGGCAGAGCGAAAGCCCACGTTGGTCTTTGTGCACTATCCGCTGAGGATCGTGGCTCCCACCGAAGTTAAGGACTACGGCCTCTATCCCATGTTGCAGAAGTACAAAGAGAATATCCCCCTCGTGCTGACGGGCCACGTGCATAAGTGGATCGACGAGGGAACGAAGTACGGGCCGCACCACATCATCGCTGCGGCGACGCGGTACGACCAGAACTCGTGGATGATCCTTGAAGCGGATGCAAAACAGGGAACGGTGAAGTGGCTGGATGAAGACCGTGCCGAGTGGGACACGCACTACGCGCATCCCTATCAGAAGGCCTGA
- a CDS encoding carboxypeptidase regulatory-like domain-containing protein, with translation MIRKLVVALFFVFQMASLRAQLTTGDVLGTVTDANGAVVVASQVTLTSVETSAVRRIATDQEGNFLFSALQPGDYLLRVEAPGFASQQTAVFHVGAGDRIRSSAVLKVGSATQVNVNDDAASNVLQTDTTTLLTTLSSQQALDLPLSGRNFIQLAQLAPGANEATENALGSGQRPDDRRQVSTLSANGQSDTLNQQLVDGMDNNEGSVGTLGVRPSVEAIADLRVITSSYPAETGKAAGAVVNVITRSGGNKFHGSAYEFYRNDKTDARNFFARTGNKPKLRQNLFGASLSGPVLHDRTFFFGDYEGYRQSSATTWVNVVPTLYQQQHPGDFSDVGGPVIANPNPVALKFFALYPLPNTTTSSTTNGIFTYSPENTQKSDLYDLRVDHHFSDRDQTFARYAHNQVNTFIAGTLPAVNGIEPGGSATFPGQSFQRAQQFVISHTHIASARTLFELKGGFTHLLNRTLPLTYGSNLGNAFGIQGSNFDQFSSMMPFVNITGYAGFGGADSLPLFNGTNTFQYMASVTHTMGRHTLKAGATLLRRQIFNQQNAAANAAGSYAFNGQYSLTAFPTAPAAVRPLVDLLAGRPFTTRRVAQIYPRYLREFENAVYLQDDFRLSQSLTLNLGLRWDMYTPFKEKFGHFSMFNTDTNAIAVSGVNASDTNGVHTDYTSIAPRFGLAYNVRPGTVVHAAFGMTFFRDNNGPSVPFANPPFTFVYSPGALSTNLSDPLPLPVAQSTTNLTGAVRGVDPNFKNSYAEQFHLDVQHEVERTVLTVGYVGMVARNLRIAPDINLAAPQLPTVANTNDYQTRRPFFNQYPNLNASINIFRSQGFSSYNALQATAIHPYRNGLTAQVNYTYAHALSDTQAFSQSVLFASVVTAQLNTLEYSNSDLDQRHRITMVLNYALPFAQSTQGLTRVLFHGWQLNALDVWGTGLPFTVTNSTARTNTGAASDRPNQSANANISSPTIARAFDTSKFAAQTFGTVGTARRTSVYGPHYRHFDASLFKNFAVRERTTLQLRAEGFNLTNTPNFGTPGSTLGTSTFGQITATRLGSTPRQFQFAARVTF, from the coding sequence ATGATTCGTAAGCTTGTTGTAGCCCTTTTTTTTGTGTTCCAGATGGCGAGTCTCCGCGCACAACTCACTACGGGCGATGTGCTGGGTACGGTTACAGATGCAAATGGCGCGGTCGTGGTGGCGTCCCAGGTCACGCTGACCAGCGTGGAGACCTCCGCTGTACGCAGGATCGCCACAGATCAGGAAGGAAACTTCCTCTTTTCGGCACTTCAGCCCGGAGACTATCTTCTTCGTGTTGAAGCACCTGGCTTTGCGTCCCAGCAGACGGCTGTTTTCCATGTGGGCGCGGGCGACAGGATTCGCTCCTCTGCTGTGTTGAAGGTCGGTTCGGCAACCCAGGTGAACGTGAACGACGATGCCGCGAGTAACGTTCTGCAGACTGATACCACCACCCTTCTGACGACCCTGAGTTCTCAACAGGCGCTCGACCTTCCGCTGAGCGGACGTAACTTCATTCAACTGGCGCAGCTTGCTCCCGGTGCGAATGAGGCGACAGAAAACGCCCTTGGCTCAGGCCAGCGCCCCGATGATCGCAGGCAAGTCTCCACGCTTTCGGCCAATGGCCAGTCCGACACGCTCAATCAGCAACTGGTGGATGGCATGGATAACAATGAAGGCTCCGTCGGGACGCTTGGAGTGCGTCCTTCCGTAGAAGCCATCGCCGACCTGCGTGTCATCACTTCCAGCTATCCCGCCGAAACGGGAAAGGCCGCAGGCGCCGTGGTGAACGTGATCACCCGCTCGGGAGGCAACAAGTTTCACGGTTCGGCCTACGAGTTCTATCGCAACGACAAGACCGACGCGCGTAACTTCTTCGCACGCACCGGCAACAAACCAAAGCTACGGCAGAACCTTTTCGGAGCCTCACTCTCCGGGCCTGTTCTACATGACCGCACCTTCTTCTTTGGAGACTATGAGGGATACCGGCAGTCCTCCGCGACAACGTGGGTCAACGTGGTGCCAACCTTGTATCAACAACAGCATCCCGGTGATTTCTCCGACGTAGGCGGCCCGGTGATTGCCAACCCCAATCCTGTTGCGCTGAAGTTCTTTGCGCTCTATCCACTTCCTAACACCACGACGTCCAGCACGACGAACGGCATCTTTACCTACTCTCCCGAAAACACGCAGAAGTCCGACCTCTACGACCTGCGCGTCGATCATCACTTCTCCGACCGCGATCAGACCTTCGCCCGCTATGCCCACAACCAGGTGAATACCTTCATCGCTGGAACGCTTCCGGCTGTGAATGGCATTGAGCCCGGTGGTTCGGCGACCTTCCCTGGACAGTCCTTCCAGCGCGCGCAGCAATTTGTAATCAGCCACACCCATATCGCTTCCGCGCGTACCCTATTTGAGCTCAAGGGTGGATTCACGCACCTTCTCAACCGCACGCTTCCCCTGACCTATGGCTCGAACCTTGGCAACGCGTTTGGTATCCAGGGATCGAACTTCGATCAGTTCTCTTCGATGATGCCGTTTGTCAACATCACGGGCTACGCAGGCTTCGGCGGTGCAGATTCGCTTCCACTCTTCAATGGAACCAACACGTTTCAATACATGGCTTCGGTCACGCACACGATGGGCCGCCATACGTTGAAGGCCGGTGCCACCCTGCTTCGCCGCCAAATCTTCAATCAGCAGAACGCCGCGGCCAATGCGGCGGGCTCCTATGCCTTCAACGGGCAGTACTCGCTGACAGCGTTTCCCACGGCACCAGCGGCAGTTCGCCCGCTCGTGGACCTGCTTGCGGGGCGGCCGTTCACGACACGACGTGTAGCCCAGATCTATCCGCGTTACCTGCGCGAGTTCGAAAATGCGGTGTACCTGCAGGACGACTTCCGTCTCTCGCAATCGCTCACGCTGAACCTCGGCCTGCGTTGGGACATGTACACCCCGTTCAAGGAAAAGTTCGGGCACTTCTCCATGTTCAACACGGATACTAATGCCATTGCGGTATCCGGAGTGAACGCGTCGGATACCAACGGCGTCCACACGGACTACACGTCGATCGCACCGCGCTTTGGTCTCGCCTATAACGTACGCCCCGGCACCGTCGTCCACGCGGCGTTTGGTATGACCTTCTTCCGCGATAACAATGGACCTTCGGTGCCGTTTGCCAATCCGCCTTTCACGTTTGTGTACTCGCCGGGAGCGCTGAGCACGAACCTGAGCGATCCTCTGCCGCTGCCCGTCGCGCAGTCCACGACGAACCTCACCGGAGCCGTACGCGGAGTCGATCCCAACTTCAAGAACTCCTATGCGGAGCAGTTTCATCTCGACGTGCAGCACGAGGTGGAACGCACGGTCCTGACCGTTGGATACGTCGGCATGGTTGCAAGAAATCTGCGCATCGCACCAGACATCAACCTCGCCGCACCGCAACTGCCCACGGTGGCTAACACGAACGACTACCAGACGCGGCGGCCTTTTTTCAATCAGTATCCCAACCTGAACGCGAGCATCAACATCTTCCGCTCGCAGGGCTTCAGCAGCTATAACGCGTTGCAGGCAACGGCCATTCATCCATACCGCAATGGCCTCACGGCACAGGTCAACTACACCTATGCGCATGCGCTTTCGGATACGCAGGCCTTTTCGCAGAGTGTGCTCTTCGCCTCCGTCGTCACCGCGCAGTTGAACACGCTGGAGTACTCCAACTCCGATCTCGATCAGCGACACCGCATCACGATGGTGTTGAACTACGCCCTGCCTTTCGCGCAATCTACCCAGGGGCTTACACGGGTGCTCTTTCACGGTTGGCAGCTCAACGCCCTCGACGTCTGGGGAACAGGTCTGCCCTTTACTGTGACGAACTCCACGGCGCGCACCAATACCGGCGCAGCCAGTGATCGACCGAACCAGTCCGCGAACGCGAACATCTCCAGCCCCACCATCGCACGCGCGTTCGACACGTCTAAGTTCGCGGCGCAGACCTTCGGCACTGTTGGTACTGCGCGGAGAACGAGCGTCTACGGACCGCATTACCGGCATTTCGATGCTTCGCTCTTCAAGAACTTCGCGGTCAGGGAGCGGACGACGCTGCAGTTACGGGCAGAGGGTTTCAATCTGACGAACACGCCCAACTTCGGAACGCCGGGTTCTACGTTGGGCACCTCGACCTTCGGCCAGATCACCGCAACCCGTCTCGGCTCGACGCCGAGGCAGTTCCAGTTCGCGGCGCGCGTTACGTTTTAG
- the fucP gene encoding L-fucose:H+ symporter permease translates to MQTTTHTSNPGSTSGGSIFPAGQTALFCLITAVFFFWGMSNNLSDILVQQFKKSFELSLLQAQFVQTAVFLAYGTMAIPAALFMRRFGYKAGILTGLCVFATGTLLFWPAAIIGQYAPFLVALFAAGCGQSILETACNPFIAQLGDPSTSERRLNFSQAFNPPGTITGVLVGVWFIFSGIEKKSDEIANMKAAGTYVAYLHSETLRVVPTYVVLGTVLLLLAFLISRMKFPAHLDAASGEDQGSFAALLHSPHLLLAVFVQFFNIGTQIGVWSTFIPYLKAYTSVSEKSAGYLLTGNLIAFGLGRIVSTPLMRFIRPTLMVGIYATINIVLMSICILHPGLVGAYFMIASSFFMSILFPTIFASGVKGLGRNTKLGGSLIVMAIVGGAIIPPLMGAISRSTGHVAEGYWLPAGCFALVAAYGFFGDRSRNNVVLEDVQTAEVF, encoded by the coding sequence ATGCAGACGACCACGCACACATCGAATCCGGGCAGCACGAGCGGCGGATCCATCTTTCCCGCCGGACAGACGGCCCTCTTTTGCCTGATCACCGCAGTCTTCTTCTTCTGGGGCATGTCCAATAACCTTAGCGACATTCTGGTACAGCAGTTCAAGAAATCATTCGAACTCTCACTGCTGCAGGCGCAGTTCGTACAGACGGCGGTCTTCCTTGCCTATGGCACCATGGCGATTCCAGCGGCCCTGTTCATGCGCCGTTTTGGATACAAGGCGGGCATCCTTACGGGACTGTGCGTCTTCGCCACAGGCACACTGCTCTTCTGGCCCGCGGCTATTATTGGCCAATACGCGCCATTCCTCGTTGCCCTGTTTGCAGCGGGCTGCGGCCAGTCGATCCTGGAGACGGCCTGCAACCCTTTTATCGCGCAGCTTGGAGACCCCTCCACGAGCGAGCGTCGCCTGAATTTTTCTCAGGCCTTCAATCCACCTGGAACCATTACGGGAGTTCTCGTCGGCGTATGGTTCATCTTTTCCGGGATTGAGAAGAAGTCCGACGAGATTGCCAACATGAAAGCAGCGGGCACATACGTGGCCTATCTGCACTCTGAGACCCTGCGAGTGGTTCCTACGTATGTTGTGCTTGGCACTGTTCTGCTTTTGTTGGCCTTCCTCATCTCGCGTATGAAGTTCCCTGCCCATCTGGACGCGGCCTCGGGCGAGGACCAGGGGAGCTTTGCGGCTCTTCTTCATAGCCCACATCTACTACTCGCGGTCTTCGTGCAGTTCTTCAATATCGGTACGCAGATCGGCGTGTGGAGCACCTTCATCCCGTATCTCAAGGCGTATACCTCCGTCTCTGAAAAAAGTGCGGGGTATCTCCTTACTGGAAACCTGATCGCCTTCGGCCTGGGACGCATCGTCTCCACTCCGTTGATGCGCTTCATCCGGCCCACGCTCATGGTCGGCATCTACGCCACGATCAATATCGTGCTCATGTCCATCTGCATTCTCCACCCTGGTCTTGTGGGCGCCTACTTCATGATCGCGTCGAGCTTTTTTATGTCGATCCTGTTTCCTACCATCTTTGCTTCAGGCGTGAAGGGTCTGGGGCGGAACACGAAGCTCGGCGGAAGCCTGATCGTGATGGCGATCGTGGGAGGAGCGATCATCCCTCCGCTGATGGGGGCGATCTCCCGAAGCACGGGGCATGTCGCGGAAGGATATTGGCTTCCCGCAGGCTGCTTTGCACTCGTTGCCGCCTATGGCTTCTTTGGAGACCGGAGTCGCAATAACGTAGTACTTGAGGACGTTCAAACGGCGGAAGTATTCTAA